One genomic region from Dehalobacter restrictus DSM 9455 encodes:
- a CDS encoding FliH/SctL family protein → MKLSIKTSVLKSKVIEISSPRILESPDPEKYRNRTNVYDTTSSLAVMSVSEERMVMEQCVTETAALPEEDWGPEVSDILAKARAEADELIAEAKKTSAQIIENARKESEALTTAYQEKAKSEIATVAYTEGYNKGLDEAQSQADVITRQAKNYLEMAQKVLADEFNKADRELADLCLKICSRIIHTSLDINPEILLGLIKNLTLLPSDKQSIKIHLSGRDWEWYKELPAESKPGYLVIVDETLKGGDIFLECSEGIFDARIDMQLEKIEKYIREGLKYGRLEDAGPED, encoded by the coding sequence ATGAAATTATCTATTAAGACCTCGGTTCTGAAGAGCAAAGTTATTGAAATTTCTTCTCCGCGGATTCTGGAGTCACCTGACCCGGAGAAATACAGAAATAGGACGAATGTTTATGATACCACGTCGTCCCTGGCCGTAATGTCCGTATCGGAAGAACGTATGGTCATGGAGCAGTGTGTAACTGAAACGGCTGCGCTTCCAGAGGAAGACTGGGGACCGGAGGTATCCGATATCCTGGCGAAAGCCAGGGCTGAAGCGGATGAGCTGATTGCCGAAGCAAAAAAAACATCGGCTCAAATCATTGAAAACGCTCGGAAGGAAAGCGAAGCCTTAACTACCGCGTACCAGGAAAAAGCCAAAAGTGAGATTGCAACCGTCGCTTACACGGAAGGTTACAATAAAGGGCTCGACGAAGCTCAGTCTCAAGCGGACGTGATTACCCGGCAGGCCAAAAACTATCTGGAGATGGCCCAAAAGGTTCTGGCGGATGAATTCAACAAAGCAGACAGGGAATTAGCAGACCTTTGTCTGAAGATTTGCAGCAGAATTATACATACCTCATTGGATATCAATCCGGAAATTCTTTTAGGTCTCATCAAGAATCTTACCCTGCTGCCCAGTGATAAACAGAGTATTAAAATTCACCTGTCCGGCAGAGATTGGGAGTGGTACAAAGAGCTTCCGGCGGAGAGCAAACCGGGCTATTTGGTCATTGTCGATGAAACGCTCAAGGGCGGTGATATTTTTCTGGAATGTTCAGAAGGGATATTTGACGCCCGGATAGATATGCAGTTGGAAAAGATAGAGAAATACATCAGGGAGGGGTTGAAGTATGGCCGACTGGAAGACGCTGGCCCGGAAGATTGA
- the fliG gene encoding flagellar motor switch protein FliG, producing the protein MSSGIFTGLQKAAVLLITLGPERSSEIIKFLSEPEIEQLTLEMSNMRKVSEEQRDSVIDEFHKMCLASNYIAQGGIEYARDVLERALGQQRAFDIIGRLSSSLKMRPFDIVRRTDAKQLFSFIQGEHPQTISLIMTHLPSDKAATILGSLPQDLQAEVTKRIALMGRTSPEVLKEIEKVLENKISNLAPTDYTSSGGMQSVVDMLNRTDPGTLKTVMDVLEMDDPDLAEQIKRQMFVFDDVILLDDRSVQLVLREVETKDLALALKGSNEDVTQKILANMSSRSAGMLKEDMQFMGPVRLREVEEAQQKIVKVIRKLEEAGAIVISRGGADEIIY; encoded by the coding sequence ATGAGCAGCGGAATTTTTACGGGATTACAAAAAGCGGCAGTACTACTGATTACCTTGGGCCCGGAAAGATCTTCGGAAATCATAAAATTTCTTTCGGAGCCGGAGATCGAACAGCTTACGCTGGAAATGTCCAATATGCGCAAGGTGTCTGAGGAACAAAGGGACTCGGTGATTGATGAATTTCATAAAATGTGTCTGGCCAGCAATTACATCGCGCAAGGCGGCATTGAATATGCCAGGGATGTCTTAGAACGGGCTTTGGGACAGCAAAGAGCGTTTGATATTATTGGACGTTTGTCCTCTTCGCTGAAGATGCGTCCGTTTGACATTGTTCGCCGTACGGATGCCAAACAGTTGTTTTCTTTTATTCAGGGCGAGCACCCGCAGACGATTTCTTTAATTATGACGCACCTTCCGTCGGACAAAGCGGCTACGATTTTAGGGAGCCTGCCTCAGGACCTCCAGGCTGAAGTCACGAAAAGGATTGCTCTGATGGGAAGAACAAGTCCGGAAGTACTGAAAGAAATAGAGAAGGTCCTTGAAAATAAAATCTCCAATCTTGCCCCGACCGATTATACATCTTCAGGCGGGATGCAGTCTGTCGTCGATATGCTTAACCGGACGGATCCCGGTACGTTAAAAACGGTCATGGACGTTCTGGAGATGGATGATCCCGATCTTGCCGAACAGATTAAGAGGCAGATGTTTGTGTTTGATGACGTCATCCTACTTGACGACCGTTCTGTTCAGCTGGTGCTACGTGAAGTGGAGACCAAGGATCTTGCCTTGGCGCTAAAAGGTTCCAATGAAGATGTCACGCAGAAGATTCTCGCGAATATGTCCAGTAGGTCTGCCGGTATGCTGAAGGAAGATATGCAGTTTATGGGCCCCGTTAGGCTGCGTGAAGTGGAAGAGGCTCAGCAGAAGATTGTCAAAGTAATTCGTAAGCTGGAGGAAGCTGGAGCGATTGTGATCTCCAGAGGTGGTGCAGATGAAATTATCTATTAA
- the fliF gene encoding flagellar basal-body MS-ring/collar protein FliF: protein MNFSLTEIRNAVRNFWEKLTNPQRIILVAAPVIVATALITLIFWASRPEYTVLFSGLETEEAGAITEALKGLKIQYQLADGGSTIEVPQKDAAEVRLQLANEGLPSESTFSFDYLNQMRIGETDEDRKLRYVLGLQTELEQTIGTLDGVEYARVHIVMPKDSLFTEQQEVTTAAVTIKRKYGKEMSENQVRAIANLLSYSVEGLSIDKVTIVDTNGNVLSDALGSSTSPQKLSATQLQVQQTYENDIQNSVQTMLDKVFGTGTTIVRANATIDFDQKKITSQKNETGAVTSRQEVTEKSSSTSANGGVAGTETNVPGYPVTGQNGTTSTSEKNSLTENFQPSVTQEETVVTPGQIKRLTVSVLADSDSVTDEQLDNVKNIVSSAVGYNQDRGDVIEAARLPFEKTTALEEQAAIENAVRKAQILQYAEIGGGVLLAIVLLLAFLRSRRKQSALKSMDIADGSRFVTLQEAEQILASQIEAERQADLKLARKKAKTTEEIEKEKIRQEVEKFTVENPDDVARLVKTWLTEEQ, encoded by the coding sequence TTGAATTTTTCCTTAACTGAAATACGGAATGCTGTGCGTAATTTTTGGGAAAAACTGACCAACCCGCAAAGGATCATTCTTGTGGCCGCACCGGTTATTGTTGCGACTGCTTTGATTACACTTATCTTTTGGGCAAGCCGTCCCGAGTATACCGTTCTGTTTTCCGGTTTGGAAACCGAGGAAGCCGGAGCGATCACGGAGGCGCTGAAAGGATTAAAGATCCAATATCAATTGGCGGATGGGGGTTCAACTATCGAGGTTCCTCAAAAGGATGCTGCAGAAGTCCGGCTGCAGCTGGCCAATGAAGGCCTTCCCAGTGAAAGTACCTTTAGTTTTGATTACCTGAATCAAATGAGAATCGGTGAAACTGACGAGGACCGTAAACTGAGGTACGTATTGGGGCTGCAGACAGAACTTGAACAAACGATCGGAACGCTTGACGGTGTGGAATATGCAAGGGTTCATATTGTTATGCCTAAAGACTCGCTGTTTACCGAGCAGCAGGAAGTGACAACCGCTGCTGTAACGATTAAACGAAAATACGGAAAGGAAATGTCGGAAAATCAGGTAAGGGCAATCGCAAATCTTTTATCCTATTCGGTTGAAGGTCTTAGCATAGATAAGGTAACGATTGTCGATACGAACGGCAATGTCTTGTCCGATGCTCTCGGGAGCAGTACTTCCCCGCAAAAATTATCTGCGACCCAGCTTCAGGTTCAGCAAACGTATGAAAACGACATCCAGAATTCCGTGCAAACGATGCTGGATAAAGTGTTTGGGACGGGTACCACCATCGTCAGAGCGAACGCCACCATTGACTTTGATCAAAAAAAGATTACCAGTCAGAAAAATGAAACCGGGGCTGTTACCAGCCGTCAGGAAGTCACGGAGAAAAGCAGCAGTACTTCTGCCAACGGGGGTGTTGCCGGCACGGAAACCAATGTGCCCGGATATCCGGTTACCGGCCAAAACGGCACGACCTCAACTTCGGAGAAAAATAGTCTGACGGAAAATTTCCAACCAAGCGTGACGCAGGAAGAAACGGTCGTAACTCCGGGGCAGATCAAAAGGCTGACCGTATCTGTTCTGGCGGATTCGGACAGCGTGACGGATGAACAGCTTGATAATGTTAAGAATATTGTTTCTTCTGCGGTCGGCTATAATCAGGATCGCGGTGATGTGATTGAGGCGGCCAGACTGCCTTTTGAAAAGACGACGGCGCTTGAAGAACAGGCAGCGATAGAAAATGCCGTCCGCAAGGCCCAAATTCTGCAATATGCGGAAATTGGCGGAGGTGTGTTGCTGGCAATTGTTCTTTTGCTTGCATTCTTAAGGTCTAGAAGGAAACAATCGGCGCTCAAGTCGATGGATATAGCGGATGGATCGAGATTTGTCACGCTGCAGGAAGCTGAACAGATCCTGGCGTCGCAGATTGAGGCTGAACGGCAGGCCGATTTGAAACTTGCTCGGAAGAAAGCCAAAACGACAGAAGAGATTGAAAAAGAGAAGATTCGTCAAGAAGTCGAAAAATTTACGGTGGAAAATCCGGATGATGTGGCAAGATTAGTCAAAACCTGGCTGACTGAGGAGCAATAA
- the fliE gene encoding flagellar hook-basal body complex protein FliE, whose translation MSNALGPLTTIVPLSPLDNTGTSQTSKANDANGATGFSSFLSDALNKLERTQAEAEQAAADLATGQVDDFHTPVIAMEKASLTLGLAVTVRNKVIDAYNQIMQMQI comes from the coding sequence ATGAGTAATGCGCTGGGTCCTTTGACGACGATTGTTCCGCTTTCTCCTTTGGATAACACAGGCACTTCCCAAACATCCAAAGCGAACGACGCCAATGGTGCCACTGGTTTTTCTTCTTTTCTGAGTGACGCGCTCAATAAGCTTGAACGTACGCAGGCGGAGGCTGAACAGGCTGCGGCAGATCTGGCCACGGGCCAAGTCGATGATTTCCATACGCCGGTCATTGCCATGGAAAAAGCCAGCCTGACTTTAGGTCTAGCTGTTACCGTACGTAATAAAGTTATAGATGCTTATAATCAGATCATGCAGATGCAAATCTAA
- the flgC gene encoding flagellar basal body rod protein FlgC — MGLFTGMNISASGLTAQKLRLDLISNNIANINTTNTGQTTAAGNPIPYQREVAVFSSRPSEKDFAGVFKDARTSLSGEGVQVTAVIQDDNEFRLEYDPDNPDAAQTAEDGIPVGYVRYPNVTLVAEMVDMISANRSYEANVTALNASKSMASTALEIGKG; from the coding sequence ATGGGTCTGTTTACCGGTATGAATATCAGCGCGTCGGGTCTCACTGCTCAGAAGCTGAGGCTTGACCTGATTTCTAACAATATTGCCAATATCAATACAACCAATACGGGACAAACAACCGCGGCCGGTAACCCCATTCCTTATCAGCGTGAAGTCGCCGTCTTTTCCTCTCGCCCATCGGAGAAGGATTTTGCAGGTGTATTTAAGGATGCCCGCACCAGCTTAAGCGGTGAAGGAGTTCAGGTCACCGCTGTTATTCAGGATGACAATGAATTCAGGCTGGAATATGATCCGGATAACCCGGATGCGGCCCAAACAGCCGAAGATGGAATCCCGGTCGGCTATGTGCGCTATCCGAATGTGACGCTTGTAGCGGAAATGGTTGACATGATTTCGGCTAACAGGTCTTATGAAGCGAATGTAACCGCCTTGAACGCCAGTAAATCGATGGCTTCCACAGCTCTGGAAATTGGAAAGGGGTAA
- a CDS encoding protein-glutamate methylesterase/protein-glutamine glutaminase — translation MNKLLKPIKVLVVDDSPFIRMSLKKILSSDPAIQVVDTAQDGKEGILKLQALKPDVVTMDVEMPVMNGLEALEEIMRWQPTPVIVLSSVTTDGTKMTMKAFDLGAVEVVAKPSGREGDDLAVLAEEIILKIKSVAGVDPTRLNKKSMGSAPPLVRQQMQPTPGLGKQDAGKPVVNVPGRKIEIVAIGTSTGGPSALQNVLSKLPRNFPVPVIVAQHMPAGFTASLASRLNSICEVAVKEVEHGELLKAGTVYIGQAGKQFQVTRNSSGLIANVTVESPIATLYKPSVDVMFLSLAKEAGAGVMGVVMTGMGSDGLAGMKSLKAEGAYAIAESEKTCIIYGMPRAIIEAKLADRVVMLPDIGNTIVECVKRR, via the coding sequence ATGAACAAATTGCTTAAGCCGATCAAGGTCCTGGTTGTCGATGATTCACCTTTCATCAGGATGTCTTTGAAAAAAATATTGAGCAGTGATCCGGCTATTCAAGTCGTGGATACTGCACAGGATGGAAAAGAAGGGATATTGAAGCTTCAAGCCCTAAAACCGGATGTTGTGACCATGGATGTAGAGATGCCGGTGATGAACGGATTGGAAGCGCTGGAAGAGATCATGCGCTGGCAGCCGACACCGGTCATTGTGTTAAGTTCCGTAACAACTGACGGCACCAAGATGACGATGAAAGCATTTGACCTTGGTGCTGTTGAGGTTGTCGCGAAGCCTTCAGGCAGAGAGGGAGATGATCTCGCAGTCCTGGCTGAAGAGATTATCTTGAAGATCAAAAGTGTTGCCGGTGTAGATCCTACGCGTTTGAACAAAAAAAGTATGGGGTCTGCGCCACCGCTTGTTAGACAGCAGATGCAGCCAACTCCCGGATTGGGAAAACAGGATGCAGGCAAGCCGGTCGTTAACGTTCCCGGCCGCAAAATAGAAATTGTGGCGATCGGTACTTCGACGGGCGGACCAAGCGCTCTGCAGAATGTTCTGAGCAAGCTGCCCCGAAATTTTCCGGTTCCCGTAATTGTCGCCCAGCATATGCCGGCTGGATTTACAGCCTCCCTGGCTTCCAGGCTGAACAGCATCTGTGAGGTTGCAGTGAAGGAAGTTGAGCACGGCGAGCTGCTGAAAGCAGGTACGGTTTATATCGGACAGGCCGGAAAACAGTTTCAGGTGACAAGAAACAGCAGCGGGCTTATCGCGAATGTCACTGTAGAATCACCGATTGCCACTCTTTACAAGCCGTCTGTCGATGTAATGTTTCTGTCCCTGGCCAAAGAAGCCGGAGCCGGTGTCATGGGAGTCGTGATGACAGGGATGGGGAGCGATGGTCTGGCCGGCATGAAGTCCTTGAAGGCAGAAGGGGCTTATGCGATTGCCGAATCTGAGAAAACCTGTATTATTTACGGCATGCCCCGTGCCATTATTGAAGCGAAACTCGCGGATAGAGTTGTAATGCTTCCCGATATCGGGAATACAATCGTCGAATGTGTGAAAAGGAGGTAG
- a CDS encoding chemotaxis protein CheW, producing MAEEQMVTFSLGSEEFGVDIMKVQEIIRIPPITRVPKARSYIEGVINLRGNVIPIVNLRSRFGMLAAEETDLSRIVVLQIDGRVFGIRVDSVTEVLWLDSEAIEPPPPIALGMDSNYIRGVGKIGERLLILLKLDQLISGDGMNEQIA from the coding sequence ATGGCGGAAGAACAAATGGTTACTTTTTCGTTAGGTTCGGAAGAATTTGGAGTGGATATTATGAAGGTCCAGGAAATCATCCGGATCCCTCCTATTACCAGAGTACCAAAGGCCCGCAGCTATATTGAGGGTGTCATCAATTTGCGCGGAAACGTCATTCCGATTGTTAATCTCAGGTCCCGGTTTGGTATGCTTGCCGCGGAAGAAACCGATTTAAGCAGGATCGTTGTTCTGCAAATTGACGGCAGGGTGTTTGGCATTCGGGTTGACAGCGTGACAGAAGTGCTGTGGCTGGACAGTGAAGCGATAGAACCGCCCCCGCCGATAGCACTTGGCATGGATTCAAATTACATCCGCGGAGTTGGCAAGATAGGTGAAAGACTGCTCATCCTCCTGAAGCTGGATCAACTGATAAGTGGAGATGGTATGAATGAACAAATTGCTTAA
- a CDS encoding chemotaxis protein CheA, whose amino-acid sequence MSQADKKNMGIDLDDFLEFYLLDSQEQIEKLGSGLLELERDGENISLVNDLFRSAHSLKGASGTMGFTPIVELTHAAEDLLDKLRQGKMLVTNEIIDVLLAVTDKVKMMLAQVGQRLAISVDYGDLTSQMKTITETGALAQESKPFAGKNQAEEKEDKPGVAFALSPEETGTVREAAFASKSVYRLNVVLEPNTMMKAVRAVMTIQRLELLGNVVKIIPSIDELEVSDALEFNMLFVTNESQEDIRADILEISEIFDVRVMNYTLPESDVNPIRTEKNVEEPASMSRSKQANQPVEQNNEQPQKDVNQVHTIRVDTARMDNLINLVGEMVITRTRLVKIGQDLQTENQSDPLVSNLNEANVYLGRLMNDLQESVMRLRMVPIGTIFSRYPRLVRDFCRKTGKRIELVIHGEETELDKIVIEMIGDPLTHIIRNSVDHGIEPPEERLTVGKPEAGTITLDAYHEGNHIAIIVSDDGAGLNLDKIYKKAVEKGLISEREGLSENDIANLIFLPGFSTADQITDISGRGVGMDVVKKAITNLGGIVDIKTSRGAGTSMIIRLPLTLAIIQALLVEVGNETYAVPLSSVVETLLVNKCDIKSVGSLPMVQLRGNTLPLISLKQKFDLPESAAIHDEVYVVVVGLGDKTVGLIVDELQGQQEVVIKSLGDYLNGLPGIAGATILGDGKVTLILDIGSLLQDILIKH is encoded by the coding sequence ATGAGTCAGGCTGATAAAAAAAATATGGGGATTGATCTTGATGACTTTCTGGAGTTCTACTTACTCGATTCTCAGGAGCAAATAGAAAAGCTTGGCTCCGGCCTGCTGGAATTAGAAAGAGACGGCGAAAATATTTCGCTGGTTAATGATCTTTTCCGAAGTGCGCATAGTTTAAAAGGCGCCTCGGGAACGATGGGATTTACCCCGATCGTCGAATTAACGCATGCCGCGGAAGATCTGCTCGATAAACTGAGACAGGGAAAAATGCTGGTAACCAATGAGATTATTGATGTGCTGCTGGCGGTAACCGATAAAGTAAAAATGATGTTGGCGCAGGTCGGGCAGCGTTTAGCTATTTCAGTCGATTATGGGGATCTGACCTCTCAGATGAAGACCATCACCGAGACCGGAGCCCTGGCGCAAGAAAGCAAGCCGTTCGCCGGAAAAAATCAGGCAGAAGAAAAGGAAGACAAGCCCGGGGTTGCCTTCGCTCTGTCACCGGAGGAAACCGGGACGGTCAGAGAAGCGGCATTTGCCAGCAAGTCTGTTTATCGGCTGAACGTGGTACTTGAACCGAATACCATGATGAAAGCGGTAAGGGCGGTCATGACTATTCAAAGGCTGGAGCTGCTCGGCAATGTTGTGAAGATCATCCCTTCAATTGATGAGCTTGAAGTTAGTGATGCACTGGAGTTCAATATGCTGTTTGTGACCAATGAATCGCAGGAAGACATCCGGGCTGACATTCTAGAAATATCCGAAATTTTCGACGTCCGGGTCATGAATTACACATTGCCGGAATCAGATGTAAATCCTATCAGGACAGAGAAGAATGTCGAAGAACCCGCTTCCATGAGCCGTTCAAAACAAGCGAATCAGCCTGTTGAACAAAACAATGAACAGCCGCAGAAAGATGTTAATCAGGTGCATACGATCCGTGTGGACACAGCCAGAATGGATAACCTGATTAATCTTGTCGGAGAAATGGTGATTACCAGAACCAGACTGGTGAAAATCGGTCAGGACCTGCAGACGGAAAACCAGTCCGATCCGCTTGTTTCAAACCTTAATGAAGCAAATGTCTACCTTGGGCGTTTGATGAATGATCTTCAGGAAAGTGTCATGAGGCTGCGTATGGTGCCGATTGGCACGATATTCAGCCGTTATCCGCGTCTTGTCCGGGATTTTTGCCGGAAGACCGGTAAAAGGATCGAACTTGTTATTCACGGTGAAGAAACAGAACTGGACAAGATCGTCATCGAAATGATCGGTGACCCGTTGACACATATTATCCGCAACTCGGTTGACCACGGCATAGAGCCGCCAGAAGAAAGGCTCACAGTCGGAAAGCCTGAAGCAGGAACGATTACCCTTGATGCCTACCATGAAGGAAACCATATTGCCATCATCGTCTCGGATGACGGCGCCGGACTTAACCTCGATAAAATCTACAAAAAAGCTGTAGAAAAAGGCCTGATCAGTGAAAGGGAAGGCTTATCTGAAAACGATATTGCCAATCTTATTTTTCTGCCCGGATTCAGCACCGCCGATCAAATAACGGATATCTCCGGACGCGGTGTCGGTATGGACGTTGTGAAAAAAGCCATTACGAATTTAGGCGGCATCGTTGATATCAAGACAAGTAGGGGTGCCGGAACGTCGATGATTATCCGGCTGCCGCTGACGCTGGCTATTATTCAGGCGCTGCTCGTTGAAGTGGGTAATGAGACCTATGCAGTACCCTTGTCTTCCGTGGTTGAGACGCTTCTTGTCAACAAGTGTGATATTAAGAGTGTCGGAAGCTTGCCGATGGTTCAGCTCAGGGGCAATACCCTGCCGCTGATTTCTTTAAAACAGAAATTTGATTTACCCGAAAGTGCAGCCATCCATGATGAAGTCTATGTCGTTGTGGTTGGTTTGGGCGATAAAACCGTAGGACTTATCGTCGATGAACTACAGGGCCAACAGGAGGTTGTCATCAAGTCTCTGGGAGATTATCTGAACGGTTTACCGGGGATTGCAGGGGCAACCATTCTCGGAGACGGCAAAGTAACATTGATTTTGGACATCGGATCTCTTCTACAGGATATTTTAATCAAGCATTAA
- the fliS gene encoding flagellar export chaperone FliS — translation MSNMQPNVFSNPQTAYRQAAVETASPDKLLIMLYTGAIKFLRLAEKALEENRYEEANNSLVRVGDIINELNTTLDMEAGGEIAVNLRSLYDFYYGEVVKANIKKDPDYLRPVIEFFEAFRDMWIETARIVRMGA, via the coding sequence ATGAGCAACATGCAACCAAATGTTTTCAGCAATCCTCAGACGGCCTATAGGCAGGCAGCGGTGGAAACAGCTTCACCGGATAAACTTTTAATTATGCTCTATACGGGTGCGATCAAGTTCCTGCGTTTAGCGGAGAAGGCGCTTGAAGAGAACAGATACGAAGAAGCGAACAACAGCTTGGTTCGTGTTGGCGATATCATTAATGAGCTTAATACAACCCTTGATATGGAGGCCGGCGGAGAGATTGCCGTCAACCTCAGATCGTTGTATGATTTCTATTATGGTGAAGTCGTCAAAGCGAATATCAAAAAAGATCCTGACTATTTGCGGCCGGTGATTGAATTCTTCGAAGCTTTCAGGGATATGTGGATAGAAACTGCCAGGATCGTCCGTATGGGGGCATAA